DNA from Chionomys nivalis chromosome 11, mChiNiv1.1, whole genome shotgun sequence:
ttcccagcaaccacatggtggctcacaaccatctgtaatgagatctagcgccctcttctgacctgcaggcatacatggaggcagaatgttgtatatataataaataaaatctttaaaaaaaaaaaaaaagagccaggtggtggtggctcaagcttttaatcccagcactaggaaggtggagacaggaatataaggcaggTGGAGACAAAAATCTTAGCTGCTCATTGAGTCTGATGATTCAGAGAGACGGGATCTCCCCATTCAGTCTGATGATTCacagaggtaagaagtctctggtagctggctgctctgcttctctgatctttcatttTTCACCCTGGATATACGACTCTAGGTTTCTATTGATTAAGACTAATAAGGATTCATGCTTCATACTAGTGAAGGGAAATCTTCACAGTGGGCAGAAATTTGGGCAGTACATATGGTCATACAGTTtgtttggaaggagaaatgacCAAATGTGCAATTACCTACTGATTAATCAGCTGTAGCCAATGGTCAGGAACTTGGAAAGGTCATGATTGGAAAATTGGTGGGACAGACATCTGGTAAAGAAGTATGTGGATAGATCTCTGCAAATGGGCAAAAGGTATAAAGATACTTATATCCCGTGTAAATGTTCACCAAAACATGACTTCAGCTGAGGAGTTCAGTTATCAAGTAGATAAGATGACTCTGTGACTGTCAGTCTCTTTTCTCAGTCATTCATGTCATTGCCCAGTGGGCCCATGAACAAAGGGGCTGTGGTGGCAGAGATGGTGTCTATGCATGGGCTCAACAACGTGGACTTCTGCTCACCACAGCTGAactggatgctgctgctgctgctgctgctgctgagtgccAAGCCAGCCAACAACATGGAGCCACATacatggcaccattccctggggtgACCAGACATCAAACTTGTGGCAGGTTGACTATATTGGACTACATTGGACCAGTTCCTCCATGGAAAGGATATAAAACAGGTCAACcaaaaattagaccccaaaaggtgcaaattagaAGAGACCGATTgctgactcttaatgactttcaaagactgctaggagacatttcctacCTAAGGCCCACcattgaaatagaaaacaaatgaatGGAATAATTTGTTCAAAACCTTAAATGGTGACAAGGACTTATATAGTCTAagagaattatcagctgaagctgaaagagaataagctttggaaaagaaattagagaatgCACATGTGGATTGTGAAGATCTGAAGTTTGACTGCCTTCTGGTAATATTACCCTCTAAgcattcccctacaggaattttaatgcagagcgAGGATAGAATCTGAGACTGGATCTTTTTAACACATAAACagagcaaaaaaattaaaaattatgtggAAATTGTCTGTGAgttaatataaaaggaaaattgagacttcatcaattagcagaaatagacaaagtaaaaattgtaGTATTTTTATAATCATGAAATTTACAAATTATGGGCAGAacgtgaaccctggcaaagagcttgtagcaactttttgggagagattaacaacaaatatcccaaaaACAAGAGAATTCAACTTACAAAGAGAACTAACTGcatccttcctcacattgtaaGGGACACACcacctacattctatactgatgcaaataaatcaagaagattacaaatcagaaaattaaagTAGTAtatcaaagcccttatgattttgtccaaaagtcagaatgtATGCCTTTCCCATGGTATTAATGGAATTTACAGAACCTCTCAACAACGTAACTAATTTTCAGTATGCAGgagttgtttttcatattgaaactgctggGTTTATACcatatgatacagaattgactttatcatttattcatttacaagaaataatcaggaataggaatcttcccatacacacaacacacatctgatcctatatgggtctgccaggtcctcaagcacaaggtaatacagaaatcgaccaattattgattggaaatgtgctaaTGTGCTGGAAGCCTCAGAATTCTTTTTTcgtttatataattttatttggaaaGGGTTACAACAGAACAGCGACACTAAACTGCAGACGACGATGTCATCGGTGCAGGCATCATCAGTTTATTATAAAAGGAGGCACGGAAATTATTTACATGATGAAGAGCTCAGAATGTCGGTGGCATGGGCAGCTTCACGTGACACCATTTCAACAGTGATCAGTCCACGTACTTTCCAAGAATGTCACCGTCTCTAAATAAGAAATAATCCTTGTCGTCTAGAACGACTTTGGTGCCTCCGTACTCTGGGAGAAGAACTTTGTCTCCAACTTTCACGCTGACTGGTTGAATCTCTCTGCCCTTTTCTTTCGCGCCTGATCCCACAGCCACTACCGTTGCTTGCAGTACTTTCCCTTGCACCTTTTCTGGAAGCATGATGCCACCTTTGGTCACCGTTTCGGCGGCACTCCTTTCAACCAATACTCTATCAAAGAGCGGGAGAAACTTTCGGAATGCCTGTCCAGCCATGACTCACGCCGCCGCCTCCGCTGCTCGGACTCTGCGCTCAGGCCCCCGCTGCAAGGAGAATCAcaagaatataaaaacaaaaacaaaaacaaaaaaatatatatatcaatagcagcagtttaaaaaaaaaacaaaaacatgtcaatagcagcagtttaaaaaaaaaaaagcttttccaTCATGTGGCAATAAGTCAAGGAAATTAGAAGGCAATGCCCTATTTGTTCTTTACACaacaaacaccactacctgcaggaagtaacccaaaggatactcaaaggaatgaaatctggcagatgggtGTGTTCCATTCTGTAGCATTTGGAAAACTGAAATAtgtacctattcaggttttcaatggtcacctgctttgagtttggaaaaggctgatttggCAATCATACATTTGCTTGAAGTTATGGCCATCGTGGATATACctatacaaataaagacagacaatgctccagcatatgtatctaaaaggaagagttttttgctttttataatataaagcatattacaggtataccacacaattctAAAGGGCAGGTAGTTATAGAAGGATCAAACTGAACTTTAAAGTTTatgctaaataaacagaaaggggtaataaggactcccagaaatagattgcataatgctttattaactttgaattttctaaatgctaatgagaaaggaacaacaactgcagagagacatgGATAATAgtaaaaactacagaattaagTCAGCtggtatactttaaagatgtattgACCACATAATAAAAACCAGGATATGCATTAAGTTGGGGaaggtgttttgcttttgtttccatgggagaAGAAAATCTGTGACTACCATCAAAGTTGATAAAGACtagatttgaacaagagacagcCCTTCAGAGGAAGAGGTAATAGTTGATCAAACAGCATGGCCATTCGATGTAAACTggaaaatgcttttcatttgaccAAATATAACTTGCCATAAATTAGGCCCAAAATTAGGGCTGGggaagggtttttattttttgttttgttttgtttgtctttccaagaaTAAGAGTctaatccaaaaaacaaacaaaccataacCCATAACTCCTAATCACTAACCACAACCCTAAACTTAACTCCTAACTCTAGACTTTAAAACCTAACCCTAACACTGCAACAGAACTCCTTTGGCCCTAACCTCCTAAACCTAACACTAAACCTAACACTATAACATTAAACCCTCCATCACCAAACCTTCTATTCCTATTCTGGACCCAAAAACCCTAACACTAGCCCCAAACCCCTTAATCCTAATGCTatccctaaaccctaaccctaaatcCTAACCTGAGTACCCTACACATAAGTACCCTAACCCAAAACCTGAGAACCTTAATCCTAAGCACAAGAACCCTAACCCTGACTCAAACCCAGAGTACCCTAACATTAAATGAGATTATGTTTCTCTAACCCTGAGTACTCTAACCCTAATACCCTTACCCAATAACCCTTTAATCTTTACCCTAACTCTCCAACCCTAACCCTATAACCCTAACACAAAAAAACCACTAATCCTAACCCCCACACTCTAACTATACCTCTAACCCTCTAACAATCTAAACTTATAACAATCTCACCCTCTAACCCTTACACCTAACCCCCTAAAACTAACTCTAACCATAACCCTAATGCCAGCATAACCCTAACACCTCCAACCCTAACAATAACCCTAACCCATCTGTTGGCCTGCTGATTTCCCAAAATTTAGTTAAGCTTGGGACAGCAGTATTTAAGAAAGTTGAGCCTTTGGTATCAGCCACTTCTCTTCCTCGCTTGTTCAATGTCAAAAAGCATAGACCCAGCCTTTCCAGGCTACTTTGTAATACTCTGTACTGCTTTGGTAtcagtcacttttctttttttcctgttcaaTAGCACAAACCATAGACCCAGCCTTTCCAAGCTACTTTGTAATACTCTGCACTGTCGAGATGCTTGTTCCAGCCCCATCTCACCAGTAAAtagcacttttattttattttttttttatatttatttatttatttggtttttcgagacagggtttctctgtagctttggagcctgtcctggaactccctttgtagaccaggctggccttgaactcacagagatccgcctgcctctgcctcccgagtgctgggattaaaggcatgcgccaccaccgcccggcttgaatagCACTTTTAGAAGACTACAAATGATGGAGAGAAAGACATAAAAACCTTTCAGGTACTTTAGCAcaccaattaaaattaaaaccagtcttgggttggagagatggctcagtgattaagagcactgactgttgttccagaggtcctgagttcaagtcccagactcacaaccacctgtaatgaatctggtgccctctgctggtctgcaaggacacatgcaggcagaacgctgcatacttaaaaaataaataaatctttaaaaccacAGTCTTAGGTCAGAGGCCCAATTCCAGAGCTTCTAACAGTCAGTTCTTGTCAGAACTAGCCACTCACCAATAAAACAAGAATAATATTGAAAACTTGGGAACAGATTTTAACCAACATAGCAATGCTGaaaggtgtcttagggtttctgtttctatgaagggatgctatgaccatggcaactcttgcagaggaaaagcatttaattggtgtggcttacattttcagaggagTAGtcagttatcatcatggtgtAACATGCTGGCaagctggcagacatggtgctggagaagtagcagagtcttacatcttgactgGCAGGATGTGCTTtgactcactgggcatggcttgagcatatatgagacttcaaaacccacctccacagtgacacacttcctattccaacaaggtcacacctcctgttagtgtcactccctttgaaGGTCATTTACTTTCAAATCTCCGTAAAAGGGTAAACATTTTAGCACATTTTCAAGAGGACAGGGGACAAAAGGTATGCATAATTAAGAATCTTTATTCATATATGATTTGGTTGGTCATTATGTCAGGTTCTGCTTTTGTAGAAGTCTAGAGGTCTTTATTTCATCGAGTGGTGATGGTGcacgtctttagtcccagcactcgggaggcagaggcaggcggatctctgtgagtttgaagccagcctggtctacaagagttagttccaggacagattccaaacctacagagagaccctgtcttgaaaaacaaaaaacaaaaaacaaacaaaaaaaatggtccttatttctttttctttctttctttctttctttctttcttttttcttcttttttgttttgttttgcttttagggtgttttttgtgtttgatgatgtttttgttgttttgttttgtttggttttgcttggctttgctttttcagacagggtttctctgtgtagcctgggctttcctggaactcattctgtagaccatgatgacctcaaactcagaaacccacctgcccctgccccctgagtactggaactaaaggtgtaccatcacccagctaaaagtcttttatttcttaaaagaacaataaagtGAGAGGTGATTGTTCTTGTTTGGTAGTGTTCTTATCATGGGGTGATCTGTTATTTCTGGAAGTGAAGGTGACTCCATGTTTGAGACACGATTAAAATACTTTTCAGGTACCTTTTAGGAGTCATTGTAAAGGAGTGTATTGTGAAACCTGACAGGAAGATGTCTCAGTCTTATTTTTATGTCTACAGCCTTGAAAGGGAATGAGATTGATTACCACTGGTTTTTAGATAGACACTCCTGGAATGATTAACACGCCTCTGTACAGAGTCACATGGAAGTGGGATATAAATGAAAGGCAACAGACACAAGTCGAAGGCAAAGATGTTGGGTTTTTACCCTGCTCACCTTCACCTCATAGGCCACACGAAGGAGTCATGCTTTTCTGCAAAAGCAATGGCTTTTTTTGTAGGTATAGCTAGGGTGATTTAGAGTCTCATGTACTACAGACTAGcctcaaatcaaatcaaagatgGCCTCAATCTTTTTATCTTCCTACCTCTATCTCTGGACTTCTAGGATTACAAGCAAGCACCATGCCTGATTTTTATGCCATATTGGTGTTCAAACCCAGGACTTAGTTCATGTTAGGCAAACTTTCTACTAATACAAATGGgtataattaaaaaggaaattttattatgttgatgaAAGTGTGGCGAAGTTGGAGCCTCATACTGGcacaaatgtaaaaatattaaacacagaATAATCGCCCAGCCCAGAAATACATACTGTGACTTTGGTTACTTTGCGTCACTCTGAACCATTAATAGGAAACCCCAGACAATTCAATCACACTGAAGGCTGTTTAGGGGAGCCTTTAAGGATCTTCATTCCCTACATCTAAAGCAAACTCTTAGCCCTAGAACATTCTTGTTTCTACACAGTGAGGCTAGGGATCAACTTTCCCAAACCCAGACTCTTTCTCTACTTTGGCTCCCTCACTTCTTGGTCAGGCCTCCAGGGCAGCAGTTATTAAGTGGATGGATCCTATGTCTTCTCTAGGAGTATATTCCATGAGCCTTCTGCATCAGTAGACCCCTCCTGAACAAAACACTCTTACTAGTTCTAGGAATGACCTGCAGCAGTATAGCCTGTCCCCAGTAATCTGACCTCTTTACAGACTTGGTATAAAGGTTGGATGATGACAGCAGTTGTTCTGCATAGTCTGTCCAGATTGAGTGCCAGTGAAGGTGTCAATCCCAAGGTCCAGAAGTTCTGGCAAAGACTTCAGGTACTGGCCTAGCTGTCCCAATAATATATCAGAGTATTGAGTGCTAACCTTCAGTTCCTGGCCTCAGAGCAAGTGCCTGGCCTTGACTGAGGGTTTGTCCTGATTTGGATTTAGGGCTATCTGCTCTACTTTTCAATTTGTGCTATCTCCTGTGGCAGAAGGCGGTTGTATTCAGCACAAATGTTTACTGTATTCAGAAGCCTATTTATCATCCTGTTCCTTTAGCTAAGAAAAACAGGGGTCCTTAGGTAACCAGATTCCTGCCCTTCAACTGAGATGGCCTCTGGGATTAGAGACAGTTGGGAACACACTGGAAATGTTACTAGCGCTCACCTTCATACCCCAACTCTCACCTAACTGCAATGCATGGAAGTGTGGAATGGTGTGCGGTTGTCTTACAGAGGGCAACAGTAAGACCACAAGAATCTATGCCCCAGTCTGCAGAAAATACCAGTGCCAAAATCTCTCACCAGTGTCAGACTGGAAACCATAGTCTGTCACACATGCTTCAGTCCCTGATACCTAGTCCCAAGTCTTGGAGAACCCTCACTGAcacatcttgttttctctatcccTGGTGAAATCTACAACTTCAATACAGTataatctgtttgtttgtttgcttgcttgtttgagacagggtttctccatgtagccctggctgtcggaatacactctgtaaatcagactagccttgaactcagtgatctatctgcctgtctctgcctcaggaatgttgggattaaagatgcgtgccaccactgcccaactcattataattttttttttgagctgtgtttggtggtacatgactttaatcccagcacttgagacaaAGAGATTGGCAAATCTctataagttcaaagccagcctgctccaTACAGAAGTTTCAAAATAAGCAAGAAATAATTCTAAGATGCAAtttagggctggaaagatagttcagtgggtaggggtgcttgccaccaagactgtatacctgagtttgatctctaagactcacatgatggaaggagagataAGACtccaaaaattgtcctctggcttctgtactTATGCACACCCACCACACTCCCctgaaacacacataaataaatgtaataaataagtaGTATTtagaataacttttaaaagtctaTAATTAGAATGCTGGTCTTGTTCTggtgtgttggcacatgcctttgatcccagtactcaggaggcag
Protein-coding regions in this window:
- the LOC130883446 gene encoding 10 kDa heat shock protein, mitochondrial-like; its protein translation is MAGQAFRKFLPLFDRVLVERSAAETVTKGGIMLPEKVQGKVLQATVVAVGSGAKEKGREIQPVSVKVGDKVLLPEYGGTKVVLDDKDYFLFRDGDILGKYVD